A genomic segment from Bacteroidota bacterium encodes:
- the smpB gene encoding SsrA-binding protein SmpB, translated as MINADKINIKNKKAGFEFEISDRFEAGILLTGSEIKSIRNGGGSINEAFCIVRDDEVFIKSMNIPEYSHGSYSNHDPTRLRKLLLTKRELKRIDAKIRERGLALIPLRLFINQRGFAKIEIGLGRGKKRFDKRESLKLKENKREMDRVMKKFRK; from the coding sequence ATGATTAATGCAGATAAGATAAATATCAAGAATAAAAAGGCAGGTTTTGAATTCGAAATCTCTGACCGTTTTGAAGCTGGCATCCTATTAACTGGCAGTGAAATAAAATCTATCCGCAATGGTGGAGGAAGCATAAATGAAGCTTTTTGCATTGTGCGTGATGATGAAGTGTTTATTAAAAGCATGAATATCCCTGAGTATTCTCACGGGTCCTACTCAAACCATGACCCAACGCGATTACGAAAATTACTTTTAACTAAAAGGGAATTGAAAAGGATTGATGCAAAAATCCGTGAACGAGGATTGGCTTTAATTCCGCTTCGCCTGTTTATCAATCAGAGGGGTTTTGCAAAAATTGAAATAGGTCTGGGCCGTGGTAAGAAGCGATTTGATAAACGAGAGAGCCTAAAACTAAAAGAGAATAAAAGAGAAATGGATCGAGTGATGAAAAAGTTTCGGAAATAA
- a CDS encoding bifunctional UDP-N-acetylmuramoyl-tripeptide:D-alanyl-D-alanine ligase/alanine racemase, which yields MNKSYTLEEIATAVVGTLAVHKSEFSAIKEILTDSRKLIHPTETIFFAITGPKKDGHDYIIDLYQKGVRNFVVNKVPDLKNFPEAGFIIVKDSVVALQKLAEFHRNKFDFPIIAITGSNGKTMVKEWLYQLLHEDFNIVRSPKSYNSQIGVPLSLWQINEDHELGIIEAGISEPGEMQKLAKMIRPSIGLFTNISEAHSEGFLSMRHKTKEKLNLFINVKMLIYCRDYPEINQSIAEINALSKGVNETDSRIRTFTWSLNGEADVNVINVMQKAYQSYISCMYQGKELDFQIPFIDKASVENAIHCACVMLYLGKDVSVIQERVKHLTGIQMRLEMKEAVNNCTLINDSYNSDIGSLKIALDFLKQQQQHPKKTVILSDILQSGRSEVELYLEVAQLMGENKINRLIGIGPSLSRQKRLFEKNANLQWECYESTDDYLKHLDTSSFQDEAILLKGARKFRFEIISRFLERKAHETVLEINLNAIAHNLKAYQSLLKAETKIMAMVKAFSYGSGSFEIANVLQFHRVDYLAVAYADEGVELRKNGITLPIMVMNPEWHSFETMIQYNLEPEIYSFALLERFSEVLMLFGNGLSNKIKIHIELETGMNRLGFEEHEIPSLLKKLSENHFVEVASVFSHLVASEDKSQDEFTKLQMEKFDSMSRTLCVAFDYKILRHILNSSGISRHQEGQLDMVRLGIGLYGIDASEKIKGKLMTVSTLKTTISQIKKVRKGDTVGYGRVGKVSEDKTIATVGIGYADGLIRSLSNGNGKMLVGKHLAPIIGNVCMDMTMLDITGIDAKEGDEVIIFGTGLPIEEVAKAAGTISYDILTGISARVKRIYFQE from the coding sequence ATGAATAAAAGTTATACATTAGAAGAGATTGCTACTGCGGTGGTCGGGACTTTAGCCGTTCATAAAAGTGAGTTTTCTGCTATCAAAGAGATTTTAACTGACTCGCGTAAGTTAATTCACCCTACCGAGACAATCTTTTTTGCTATTACCGGGCCGAAGAAGGACGGTCATGACTATATCATAGACTTATATCAAAAGGGGGTAAGAAATTTCGTGGTGAACAAAGTTCCGGATTTGAAAAATTTTCCGGAAGCCGGCTTTATAATAGTGAAAGACAGCGTTGTAGCTTTGCAGAAACTAGCCGAATTTCATCGAAACAAATTTGATTTTCCGATAATTGCCATTACCGGGAGCAACGGAAAGACAATGGTCAAAGAGTGGCTTTACCAACTGCTTCATGAGGATTTCAATATTGTACGAAGTCCCAAGAGTTATAATTCGCAAATTGGGGTACCTCTTTCCTTGTGGCAAATCAATGAAGACCACGAGTTGGGCATTATCGAAGCGGGGATTTCTGAACCTGGCGAAATGCAGAAATTGGCAAAGATGATTCGCCCCTCTATCGGCTTGTTCACTAATATCAGCGAAGCGCACAGTGAAGGGTTTCTAAGCATGCGACATAAGACAAAAGAAAAACTGAATCTTTTTATCAATGTAAAAATGTTGATTTATTGTAGAGACTATCCCGAAATCAACCAGAGCATTGCAGAAATCAATGCTTTATCAAAAGGGGTAAATGAGACTGATAGTCGGATTAGAACTTTTACATGGAGTTTGAACGGCGAAGCAGATGTTAACGTGATAAATGTTATGCAGAAGGCATACCAATCATATATTTCCTGCATGTATCAGGGAAAAGAACTGGATTTTCAGATTCCTTTCATTGATAAGGCTTCTGTGGAGAATGCCATTCATTGCGCCTGTGTGATGTTGTATCTTGGCAAGGATGTTTCTGTCATACAGGAGAGAGTGAAGCACCTGACCGGCATACAGATGCGGCTTGAAATGAAGGAGGCTGTAAATAACTGTACCCTTATTAATGACTCTTACAATTCTGATATAGGCTCACTAAAGATTGCGTTGGATTTTTTGAAACAACAACAACAACATCCGAAGAAAACAGTTATCCTTTCTGATATTCTTCAAAGCGGTCGTAGCGAGGTTGAACTTTATTTGGAGGTGGCTCAACTGATGGGGGAGAACAAAATAAATAGACTGATAGGCATTGGCCCCTCTCTTTCTAGACAGAAGAGGCTTTTTGAGAAAAACGCAAATCTTCAGTGGGAGTGTTATGAAAGCACGGATGATTATTTAAAGCATTTAGATACATCTTCATTTCAGGATGAAGCTATTTTATTAAAAGGTGCTCGCAAGTTCCGCTTTGAAATTATTAGTAGATTTTTGGAAAGGAAAGCTCACGAGACCGTTTTGGAAATCAACCTGAATGCGATAGCACATAACCTAAAAGCCTACCAATCTCTACTAAAGGCTGAAACTAAAATCATGGCTATGGTCAAAGCCTTTAGTTATGGTAGCGGCAGTTTTGAAATTGCTAATGTTCTTCAGTTCCACCGGGTAGATTATCTCGCCGTGGCTTATGCAGATGAAGGAGTGGAACTGCGAAAAAATGGAATCACGCTCCCTATCATGGTGATGAATCCGGAGTGGCATAGTTTTGAAACTATGATTCAATACAATTTAGAGCCGGAGATTTATTCGTTTGCTCTGCTCGAAAGATTTTCAGAAGTGCTGATGCTTTTTGGAAACGGACTAAGTAATAAAATCAAAATTCATATTGAACTGGAGACTGGTATGAACCGGCTGGGATTTGAAGAACATGAAATTCCATCATTGTTGAAAAAACTAAGCGAAAACCATTTTGTGGAAGTAGCTTCCGTTTTCTCTCATCTCGTGGCAAGCGAGGATAAGTCGCAGGATGAATTCACCAAACTGCAAATGGAGAAATTCGATTCCATGAGCCGAACTTTATGTGTTGCATTTGACTATAAGATTCTCCGACATATTCTGAACAGCAGCGGTATTTCAAGACATCAGGAGGGACAATTGGATATGGTCCGATTGGGAATTGGCTTATATGGAATTGATGCTTCAGAAAAAATAAAGGGAAAGTTGATGACAGTTTCTACACTTAAAACCACTATCTCCCAAATCAAAAAGGTTAGGAAAGGAGATACGGTGGGCTATGGAAGAGTGGGGAAAGTTTCAGAAGACAAAACCATTGCAACCGTAGGGATCGGCTATGCTGATGGCTTAATAAGAAGTCTTTCCAACGGAAACGGCAAAATGCTTGTCGGAAAACACCTCGCACCTATTATCGGGAATGTTTGTATGGATATGACTATGCTTGACATCACCGGTATTGATGCCAAGGAAGGAGATGAAGTGATTATTTTTGGAACCGGCCTACCGATTGAAGAGGTGGCGAAGGCTGCAGGAACTATTTCTTATGATATTCTTACCGGCATTTCTGCTCGCGTCAAAAGGATTTATTTTCAGGAATAA
- a CDS encoding Nramp family divalent metal transporter: MRHESLEEVHGTIDTTNAQGWWKRFKLFTGPAFLVAVGYMDPGNWATDIAGGSKYGYSLLWVLLMSNLIALLLQSLSARLGIVRGRDLAQASRENYHPLANYSLWFLAEIAIAACDLAEVIGMAIGLNLLFNLPLIWGVSLAILDTFIILYLQSKGMRYLEAFIFALVAIIGLSFLVEIFFAHPDPSELIIGFIPGLEDSGALYIAIGIIGATVMPHNLYLHSSLVQTRRRDKNDSGIRTAIKFNFIDSFIALNLAFFVNASILVVAAAVFFKQGYTSIVEIQDAYNLLEPLMGKKLAPILFAIALIAAGQSSTITGTLAGQIVMEGYLDLRIAPWLRRLITRAIAVVPAVLVIYFMGDEKVGDMLILSQVILSLQLGFAVIPLIQFVSDKEKMGKFAIGPILKTLAWVSALIIVLLNLKLVLDTLADWRIELSEHSWIFNFGIMPVVMLAGVLLCYIVWNAWFGKKFEHRMKTPHGRAEDIPVIQKKKYSRILICIDFSSSDIKAITQGISQGDKETDFYLLHVVESAGARSMGSEIEDFETDEDFKELKEYGDRLRLQGFSIKEKLGFGDPKKEIPRISNELDIEMLVIGKHGHRGFKDMIFGETIAEVRHKVKCTVLVV; the protein is encoded by the coding sequence GTGAGACACGAATCTTTAGAAGAAGTTCACGGAACGATTGATACCACGAATGCACAAGGGTGGTGGAAACGGTTTAAACTGTTTACAGGTCCCGCCTTTTTAGTTGCTGTGGGATATATGGACCCCGGCAACTGGGCTACGGATATTGCAGGTGGGAGCAAGTATGGCTATTCTCTTCTTTGGGTATTGTTGATGAGCAACCTGATTGCGCTTCTGCTGCAAAGCTTATCTGCCCGCTTGGGTATTGTGCGTGGTCGCGATTTAGCACAAGCTTCTCGCGAAAACTATCATCCTCTTGCCAATTATTCATTGTGGTTCCTAGCTGAGATAGCCATTGCCGCTTGCGATCTGGCCGAAGTAATCGGTATGGCCATCGGCCTTAATCTTCTTTTTAACCTACCCTTGATTTGGGGTGTTTCTCTTGCTATACTCGACACCTTTATTATTCTCTATCTCCAAAGCAAGGGGATGAGATATTTAGAGGCTTTTATCTTCGCACTGGTTGCTATTATCGGGTTGTCATTTTTGGTAGAAATATTTTTTGCTCATCCCGATCCTTCCGAATTGATAATCGGTTTTATTCCCGGTCTAGAAGATAGCGGAGCGCTTTATATTGCTATTGGAATTATTGGTGCTACAGTGATGCCCCATAACTTATATCTTCATTCTTCCTTAGTCCAGACTCGTCGAAGAGATAAAAACGATAGCGGCATCCGTACAGCCATCAAATTTAATTTTATTGATTCTTTCATTGCCCTGAATCTCGCTTTTTTTGTCAATGCTTCTATACTGGTGGTGGCCGCGGCAGTATTCTTCAAACAAGGGTATACTAGTATTGTCGAGATTCAAGATGCATATAATCTACTTGAACCTCTGATGGGCAAAAAACTGGCACCAATACTTTTTGCTATAGCGTTAATTGCTGCAGGTCAAAGTTCCACCATCACTGGTACGTTGGCAGGACAAATTGTGATGGAAGGTTATCTTGATTTGCGGATTGCACCCTGGCTTCGGAGATTAATTACTCGAGCGATTGCGGTGGTGCCTGCAGTACTGGTTATCTATTTTATGGGCGATGAAAAAGTAGGTGACATGCTCATTCTTTCTCAAGTAATTTTGAGTTTACAACTTGGCTTTGCAGTCATACCCTTAATCCAGTTTGTCAGCGACAAAGAGAAAATGGGCAAATTTGCGATTGGACCTATCTTAAAAACTCTGGCATGGGTTTCTGCCCTAATCATAGTCTTGTTGAATCTTAAATTAGTGTTGGATACTTTAGCTGATTGGCGTATAGAATTAAGTGAACATTCCTGGATTTTTAATTTTGGCATTATGCCGGTGGTGATGTTGGCGGGTGTATTATTATGTTACATTGTTTGGAATGCCTGGTTTGGAAAAAAGTTTGAACACCGGATGAAAACACCACATGGAAGGGCAGAGGATATTCCGGTAATTCAAAAGAAGAAATATAGTCGTATTCTCATTTGTATTGATTTTTCTTCGAGCGATATCAAAGCGATCACTCAAGGAATATCTCAGGGAGATAAGGAAACCGATTTTTATTTGTTGCACGTGGTTGAAAGCGCAGGAGCGCGCTCGATGGGAAGTGAAATTGAAGATTTTGAGACAGATGAGGATTTCAAAGAGTTGAAGGAGTATGGAGACAGGCTGCGTTTACAAGGATTTAGTATAAAAGAAAAACTTGGGTTTGGTGATCCCAAAAAGGAGATACCGCGTATTTCAAATGAATTGGATATTGAAATGCTGGTAATAGGGAAACATGGTCACCGTGGATTCAAAGACATGATTTTTGGCGAAACCATTGCTGAAGTACGACACAAAGTGAAATGTACCGTATTAGTAGTCTAA
- a CDS encoding Signal peptidase-like protein, translating to MGCKTCTTAKDGVVAGCQSKGGCSSGGCSRMNVTNWLADVPLSFNEQFNIIEVSFKKGAHKGFYRNSSALDLTRGDLVVVEAAQGYDVGEVTLQGELVKMQMKKRRVTERDDTIRSVLRLADDQDINTLIDIRSREQDTMVRARAMSRTLKLEMKIGDVEYQGDAKKLTIFYTADDRVDFRELVKIYARDFKVKIEMRQIGARQEAARIGGIGTCGRELCCSTWLTDFKSVTTQAVRYQNLAINSDKLSGQCGRLKCCLNYELDTYNDALRKFPRNADKIQTEQGLAYLRKTVILKKQMIYEYEDNRGTYFKLDIEDVKELLEMNRGGKKPKSLEDFAIIEDIKVDESKHEDLVGQVTLQTLEQKDRKKKHKGKRKGGDKNKPPQKKN from the coding sequence ATGGGATGTAAAACATGCACCACAGCAAAGGACGGAGTGGTGGCCGGATGCCAAAGCAAGGGCGGATGCTCTAGCGGCGGATGCTCTCGGATGAACGTCACGAACTGGTTGGCCGATGTGCCGCTTTCGTTCAATGAACAGTTTAATATTATAGAGGTAAGTTTTAAAAAAGGGGCACACAAAGGCTTTTACCGTAATAGCTCAGCACTGGATTTAACCCGTGGCGATTTAGTGGTAGTGGAGGCAGCGCAGGGATATGATGTAGGTGAAGTGACTTTGCAAGGAGAATTGGTCAAAATGCAGATGAAGAAGCGCCGCGTGACCGAGCGCGACGATACCATCCGTAGCGTGTTGCGCTTAGCAGATGATCAGGACATCAATACTTTAATAGATATACGCTCTAGGGAACAAGATACAATGGTTCGCGCACGAGCTATGTCCCGCACGCTCAAATTAGAGATGAAGATCGGCGACGTGGAATATCAGGGTGATGCCAAAAAGCTCACCATTTTCTATACTGCTGACGACCGGGTGGATTTCCGCGAATTAGTAAAGATATATGCCCGTGATTTCAAAGTAAAAATCGAGATGCGACAAATTGGTGCCCGACAGGAAGCAGCACGAATTGGTGGCATCGGAACCTGCGGTCGCGAGTTGTGTTGCTCTACTTGGTTGACCGATTTTAAATCGGTTACTACTCAGGCTGTGCGTTATCAAAACCTTGCGATTAACTCGGATAAACTGAGTGGGCAGTGCGGCAGATTGAAATGCTGTCTCAATTATGAGTTGGATACATATAATGATGCGTTGCGCAAATTTCCACGCAATGCCGATAAGATACAAACCGAACAAGGACTGGCCTATCTTCGCAAAACAGTGATTTTGAAGAAGCAGATGATCTATGAATATGAAGATAACAGGGGCACTTATTTCAAATTGGACATTGAGGATGTCAAAGAACTACTCGAAATGAATCGTGGTGGCAAAAAACCCAAGAGCCTTGAAGACTTTGCCATTATTGAGGATATAAAGGTTGATGAGTCCAAGCACGAAGACTTAGTAGGTCAGGTTACGCTGCAAACGCTGGAACAAAAGGACCGAAAGAAAAAGCATAAAGGAAAGCGTAAGGGAGGTGATAAAAACAAACCACCCCAAAAGAAAAATTAG
- a CDS encoding protein-L-isoaspartate(D-aspartate) O-methyltransferase — protein MNQLDTYRQQGLRRELVVALSKKEISDRNVLDAIGKVPRHLFFGDDSIFFETHAYQDKAFQIGEGQTISQPYTVAFQSQLLQIRPNEKVLEIGTGSGYQAAVLSSMGARVHSIERQRNLYDKTKPLLQKLGYTNIRCFFGDGFEGLPTYAPFDKIIITAAVSELPKKLLKQLSIGGKMVIPFGSETNCDMVRITKQGENQYSEEVFGKFAFVPMLRGKVS, from the coding sequence ATGAATCAATTGGATACCTATAGGCAACAGGGACTACGGAGAGAATTGGTTGTGGCACTTAGCAAAAAGGAAATTAGTGATCGAAATGTGTTAGATGCCATTGGGAAGGTACCTCGCCATCTTTTTTTCGGTGACGACAGTATTTTCTTCGAAACTCATGCCTATCAAGATAAGGCATTTCAGATAGGTGAAGGCCAAACCATTTCACAGCCTTATACCGTCGCTTTCCAATCCCAATTACTTCAGATTCGACCAAACGAAAAAGTTCTCGAAATTGGAACAGGAAGCGGTTACCAAGCGGCAGTACTTTCTTCAATGGGTGCCCGAGTCCATTCCATTGAACGGCAGCGCAATCTTTATGACAAAACAAAACCTCTTCTACAAAAATTAGGATACACGAATATTAGATGTTTTTTCGGTGATGGGTTCGAGGGTTTACCTACCTATGCTCCATTTGACAAAATCATCATCACAGCAGCCGTAAGTGAGCTTCCTAAGAAACTATTAAAACAACTCTCCATCGGAGGCAAAATGGTTATCCCATTCGGTTCAGAAACCAATTGCGATATGGTTCGCATTACTAAACAGGGTGAAAATCAATATAGCGAAGAAGTATTTGGGAAATTTGCTTTTGTACCGATGCTTCGTGGAAAGGTTTCTTAG
- a CDS encoding gliding motility lipoprotein GldH has protein sequence MRYAMSKKQQNLLSRAIVPMFIGLMLISCEKNYILDENKILKDYKWEYADSKTFIAEIMDTTLQYDIYINLRHSADFEWRNVWVKIETTFPDGREFERRVNLVLGEADGHWLGSCLSDNCDIHIPIQQAAHFPLTGKYTFKLSQDMRVNPLVAIKSVGVEILKEKK, from the coding sequence ATGAGATATGCTATGAGTAAAAAGCAACAAAATTTGCTTTCGCGAGCTATCGTTCCAATGTTCATTGGCCTAATGCTTATTTCCTGCGAAAAGAATTACATCTTGGATGAAAACAAAATACTGAAGGATTATAAATGGGAATATGCCGACTCCAAAACTTTTATTGCGGAAATAATGGACACGACACTTCAATATGATATTTACATCAACCTGCGCCATAGTGCTGATTTCGAATGGAGGAATGTTTGGGTAAAAATTGAAACAACTTTCCCGGATGGAAGAGAATTTGAGCGAAGAGTTAATTTGGTATTAGGGGAAGCTGATGGGCATTGGCTGGGAAGTTGTCTGAGTGATAACTGCGACATTCACATCCCGATTCAACAAGCTGCACACTTCCCTTTGACGGGTAAATACACTTTTAAATTATCACAGGATATGAGGGTCAATCCACTCGTCGCTATAAAAAGTGTTGGAGTTGAAATACTAAAAGAAAAAAAATGA